A single Tenacibaculum sp. Bg11-29 DNA region contains:
- a CDS encoding cupin domain-containing protein: MNTKIILLCFTAIYLLGCKTKSTKIEVVTLVKTSNSWNGDTLPKYLEGKPEITILKITIPAKTKLELHKHSEINAGVLLKGKLKVISESKDTLYLNAGDPIVELVDKWHYGENNENESAEIIVFYAGIKGTPITTIK; encoded by the coding sequence ATGAATACTAAAATTATACTATTATGTTTTACAGCAATCTATTTATTAGGGTGTAAAACAAAATCAACGAAAATAGAAGTAGTAACATTAGTTAAGACATCTAATAGTTGGAATGGAGATACACTTCCGAAATACCTTGAAGGTAAACCAGAAATTACTATTTTAAAGATAACAATTCCAGCTAAAACAAAATTAGAATTACATAAACATTCTGAGATTAATGCAGGTGTTTTATTAAAAGGGAAGCTAAAGGTTATTAGTGAAAGTAAGGATACATTATATTTAAATGCTGGTGATCCAATTGTTGAGTTAGTAGATAAATGGCATTATGGAGAAAATAATGAAAATGAGTCTGCTGAAATAATTGTTTTTTATGCAGGTATTAAAGGTACTCCTATTACTACAATTAAATAA
- a CDS encoding HIT family protein, with translation MASIFTKIISGEIPSYKIAENDNFIAFLDINPNAKGHTLVVPKREENKIFDLSKEEYSKLMSFSYRVAKAIEKTIPCKRVGMSVIGLEVPHVHVHLIPLNTMADIQFIEKVKLSNEEFIEVTKAISSNFE, from the coding sequence ATGGCAAGTATTTTTACTAAAATAATTTCAGGAGAAATTCCTTCATATAAAATAGCAGAAAACGATAATTTTATTGCTTTTTTAGATATTAATCCGAATGCAAAAGGGCATACGTTGGTTGTTCCTAAAAGAGAAGAAAACAAAATCTTTGATTTATCGAAAGAAGAATATAGTAAGTTGATGTCTTTTTCTTACCGAGTAGCAAAAGCTATCGAAAAAACAATTCCATGCAAGCGTGTTGGTATGAGTGTAATAGGATTAGAAGTGCCGCATGTACATGTGCATTTAATTCCTTTAAATACAATGGCAGATATTCAGTTTATAGAAAAAGTAAAATTATCTAATGAAGAATTTATTGAAGTAACTAAAGCAATTTCTAGTAATTTTGAATAA
- a CDS encoding 5-(carboxyamino)imidazole ribonucleotide synthase, whose protein sequence is MKNYFSSDFKLGVLGGGQLGRMLLTETQKFDIYTVILDSNAEAPCAQICNEFHQGDLFDFDTVYNFGKKVDVLTIEIENVNIDALDKLEAEGLTIYPKPSNLRVIQNKALQKKFYSSNNIPTADFSHYAFLEELKHSYENNSIEFPFVWKAARFGYDGTGVKIVRNINDLNSLPAVECITEKLIPFKNELAVIVARNPSGEIKTYPVVEMEFHPEANQVEYVICPARINDSVAKKAQEVALKVADTLDFVGLLAVEMFQTSTDEILVNEVAPRTHNSGHYSIEASYTSQFEQHLRSILDLPLGNTESKVAGIMVNLVGEEGYTGDVVYQNMNEVLKINGVTPHIYGKKTTKPFRKMGHVTIVNQDINEARKIAQQVKETLKVISK, encoded by the coding sequence TTGAAAAATTATTTTTCTTCTGACTTTAAATTGGGCGTTCTTGGTGGCGGGCAATTAGGTAGAATGCTACTTACTGAAACACAAAAATTTGATATTTATACTGTTATTCTAGACAGTAACGCTGAAGCTCCTTGCGCACAAATTTGTAATGAATTTCATCAAGGAGATTTATTTGATTTTGATACTGTTTACAACTTCGGAAAAAAAGTAGATGTATTAACTATCGAAATAGAAAATGTAAATATTGATGCGCTGGACAAGCTAGAAGCTGAGGGTTTAACTATTTACCCAAAACCTTCTAACTTAAGAGTAATTCAAAACAAAGCACTTCAGAAAAAATTTTATAGCAGCAACAATATTCCTACTGCTGATTTTTCTCATTATGCTTTCCTAGAAGAATTAAAACATTCATACGAGAATAATAGTATCGAGTTCCCTTTTGTTTGGAAAGCGGCACGATTTGGTTATGATGGTACAGGTGTAAAAATTGTTAGAAACATAAACGATTTAAATAGTTTACCAGCTGTAGAGTGTATTACTGAAAAGCTAATTCCTTTTAAAAATGAACTTGCAGTAATTGTTGCTAGAAATCCTAGCGGAGAAATTAAAACATACCCTGTTGTTGAAATGGAGTTTCATCCAGAAGCAAACCAAGTTGAATATGTAATTTGTCCTGCAAGAATTAATGATTCGGTAGCTAAAAAAGCACAAGAAGTGGCTTTAAAAGTAGCTGACACTTTAGACTTCGTCGGATTATTAGCTGTAGAAATGTTTCAAACTTCAACTGATGAAATTTTAGTTAACGAAGTAGCTCCTAGAACACATAATTCTGGCCATTACTCTATTGAAGCTAGTTATACTAGCCAATTCGAACAACATTTACGAAGCATCTTAGATCTTCCTTTAGGAAATACCGAAAGTAAGGTTGCAGGTATTATGGTAAATTTAGTTGGAGAAGAAGGTTACACAGGAGATGTTGTTTACCAGAACATGAACGAAGTTTTAAAAATTAATGGAGTTACACCACATATTTACGGAAAAAAGACAACCAAACCTTTTCGTAAAATGGGACATGTAACAATCGTTAATCAAGATATAAACGAGGCTCGAAAAATAGCACAACAAGTTAAAGAAACATTAAAAGTTATTTCTAAGTAA
- a CDS encoding HAMP domain-containing sensor histidine kinase, which produces MTFFNNTYWIKRIIVFTSLIIVSFILWNTYVFFQKFKEEERGKIKIFAAAFKELASNPDLNENTNLINKVYQTIENVPTILVNKDGTIDIHRNLDSIKSKKTIYLQEQLTVMKGQNDPIIIEYFGITQYLYYRNSDLLYKLKYYPLALLLILGLFLTIVYMVYKSSKVAEHNKLWTGMAKETAHQIGTPLSSLLGWIEILRSENVNEEYIIEIEKDVDRLSTIANRFSKIGSLPKLKKYNIVSETELAFNYLKSRSSKQIKFSFSSDKIELSTLLNIELYGWVIENLIKNAIDAMQGKGSISLTIKETNKLVKITVTDSGKGINKSQFKQIFKPGFTTKKRGWGLGLSLSKRIIEDYHSGKIFVQKSDLGKGTSFEIQLNKI; this is translated from the coding sequence ATGACATTTTTCAATAATACTTACTGGATAAAACGAATTATTGTTTTTACTTCTTTAATAATTGTTTCATTTATTTTATGGAACACCTACGTATTTTTTCAAAAATTTAAAGAAGAAGAAAGAGGCAAAATAAAAATTTTCGCAGCTGCTTTTAAAGAATTAGCTTCAAACCCTGATTTAAATGAAAACACCAATTTAATTAATAAGGTTTACCAAACGATTGAAAATGTACCTACAATTCTTGTTAATAAAGATGGAACTATAGATATACATAGAAATTTAGATTCTATAAAATCTAAAAAAACAATATATTTACAAGAGCAGTTAACAGTAATGAAAGGACAGAACGATCCTATTATTATTGAATACTTTGGAATTACTCAATACTTATATTACAGAAACTCTGATTTACTATACAAGCTAAAATATTACCCTTTAGCATTACTGTTAATTTTAGGGCTCTTTTTAACCATTGTATATATGGTTTATAAATCTAGTAAAGTAGCTGAACACAATAAGCTTTGGACAGGTATGGCTAAAGAAACAGCACATCAAATTGGTACTCCTTTATCTTCTTTATTAGGTTGGATCGAAATTTTAAGATCTGAAAATGTTAATGAAGAATATATTATTGAAATTGAAAAAGATGTTGATCGATTAAGTACTATTGCCAATCGCTTTTCTAAAATTGGCTCTTTACCCAAACTAAAAAAATACAATATCGTTTCTGAAACAGAATTAGCTTTTAATTATTTAAAATCAAGAAGTTCTAAACAAATTAAATTCTCTTTCTCTTCGGATAAAATAGAACTTTCAACACTGCTAAATATTGAACTGTATGGTTGGGTTATAGAAAATTTAATTAAAAATGCTATTGATGCTATGCAAGGAAAAGGTAGCATTAGTTTGACTATTAAAGAAACAAATAAACTTGTAAAAATTACTGTTACCGATTCTGGTAAAGGAATTAACAAATCGCAATTTAAACAAATATTCAAACCTGGGTTTACTACAAAAAAACGTGGTTGGGGATTAGGTTTATCACTTTCTAAACGTATTATTGAAGATTATCACAGTGGAAAAATATTCGTACAAAAATCAGATTTAGGAAAAGGAACTTCTTTTGAAATTCAATTGAATAAAATATAA
- a CDS encoding DUF1456 family protein, with protein MGGLSNNDIFKKLRVAHKLRDTDIVEICALVDFKVSKGELGALFRNEEHPKYMECGDQILRNFLNGLVIHLRGPMPKKEKPKTT; from the coding sequence ATGGGAGGCTTATCAAATAACGATATTTTTAAAAAATTAAGAGTAGCACACAAGTTACGTGATACAGATATTGTTGAAATTTGTGCTTTAGTAGACTTTAAAGTTTCTAAAGGAGAATTAGGTGCGCTTTTCAGAAATGAAGAACATCCTAAATACATGGAGTGTGGAGATCAAATTCTTAGAAATTTCTTAAATGGTTTGGTCATTCATTTGAGGGGGCCAATGCCTAAAAAAGAAAAACCAAAAACTACTTAA
- the greA gene encoding transcription elongation factor GreA has translation MSEVSYYSVEGLKKLKDELSHLEHTERPRVSQEIGDAIDKGDLSENAEYHAAKEEQSLLETKIAKLKNVVASARIIDESQLDTSKILIHSIVKLKNTTNGMEFTYTLVADSETDIKNGKLSVNSPIGKGLLGKSLGDITEIKVPNGVMKFEVMNISR, from the coding sequence ATGAGTGAAGTATCATATTATAGTGTAGAAGGATTAAAAAAATTAAAAGATGAATTATCACATTTAGAGCATACTGAAAGACCAAGGGTATCTCAAGAGATAGGTGATGCTATAGATAAAGGAGATTTAAGTGAAAATGCAGAGTATCATGCAGCAAAAGAAGAGCAGTCTTTATTAGAAACTAAAATAGCTAAACTTAAAAATGTAGTTGCGAGTGCACGTATTATTGATGAGAGTCAGTTAGATACCTCTAAAATATTAATCCACTCTATTGTGAAATTAAAAAATACAACTAATGGGATGGAGTTTACATATACTTTAGTTGCAGATTCTGAGACTGATATTAAAAATGGAAAACTGTCAGTAAATTCTCCAATAGGAAAAGGTTTATTAGGAAAGAGTTTAGGTGATATTACAGAAATTAAAGTGCCAAACGGAGTTATGAAGTTTGAAGTTATGAATATTTCTCGCTAA
- the purE gene encoding 5-(carboxyamino)imidazole ribonucleotide mutase, with protein MVGIIMGSDSDLPIMQEAIDILESFDIQIEVDIVSAHRTPEKLVEYSKNAHTRGLKVIIAGAGGAAHLPGMVASMSPLPIIGVPVKSRNSIDGWDSVLSILQMPGGVPVATVALDGAKNAGILAAQIIGASNKSVLDKIIAYKEGLKLKVEKASERVRK; from the coding sequence ATGGTAGGAATTATAATGGGAAGCGATTCAGATCTTCCAATCATGCAAGAAGCAATTGATATTTTAGAAAGTTTTGATATTCAAATTGAAGTAGATATTGTTTCTGCACACAGAACACCTGAAAAATTAGTTGAGTATTCTAAAAACGCACATACTCGTGGTTTAAAAGTAATTATCGCGGGTGCTGGTGGAGCTGCTCACTTACCAGGAATGGTAGCAAGTATGAGTCCATTACCTATAATTGGAGTACCAGTAAAAAGTAGAAATTCTATTGATGGGTGGGATTCTGTTTTATCAATATTACAAATGCCAGGAGGTGTTCCAGTAGCTACAGTTGCTTTAGATGGCGCAAAAAATGCAGGTATTTTAGCTGCTCAAATTATTGGAGCTTCTAATAAATCTGTATTAGATAAAATCATTGCATACAAGGAAGGTTTAAAACTAAAGGTTGAAAAAGCTTCAGAAAGAGTTCGTAAATAA
- a CDS encoding flavin reductase family protein: MLTLDPKELPVGKLHAYLLGAIAPRPIAFASTIDKDGNPNLSPFSFFNVFGANPPMLIFSPARSVRGNKTKHTLDNAEDTKEVVINVVNYDIVQQMSLSSTMYPKGVNEFEKAGFTMLPSEEVKPFRVAESPVQFECKVTDIIYTGTEGGAGNLIVCEVVKLHVNEAVLAEDGSIDQHKIDLVARAGGSYYTRARDGFFEIPKPISTLGIGVDQIPTEIRDSAVLTGNNLGMLGNVEQLPSEESVNNFAVEHPKYVSLSTEKKHTFAQDYLKSNDVESAWKVLLIK; the protein is encoded by the coding sequence ATGTTAACACTCGATCCAAAAGAGTTACCAGTAGGTAAATTACATGCTTATTTGTTAGGAGCTATTGCGCCTAGACCAATTGCTTTTGCAAGTACAATTGATAAAGATGGAAACCCGAATTTATCACCTTTTAGTTTTTTTAATGTTTTTGGAGCAAACCCACCAATGTTAATTTTTTCTCCAGCACGAAGTGTAAGAGGTAATAAAACAAAACATACTTTAGATAATGCTGAAGATACTAAAGAGGTTGTGATTAATGTTGTTAACTATGATATTGTACAGCAAATGTCGTTAAGTAGTACAATGTACCCTAAAGGAGTAAATGAGTTTGAAAAGGCAGGATTTACAATGTTACCATCTGAAGAGGTAAAACCTTTTAGAGTAGCAGAATCGCCAGTGCAGTTTGAATGTAAAGTAACAGATATTATTTATACAGGAACCGAAGGTGGAGCTGGTAATTTAATAGTTTGTGAAGTAGTTAAATTACATGTTAATGAAGCTGTTTTAGCAGAAGACGGAAGTATAGATCAACACAAAATAGATTTAGTCGCTAGGGCAGGAGGTAGTTATTATACGCGTGCTAGAGATGGTTTTTTTGAGATACCTAAACCAATTTCTACACTAGGTATTGGAGTAGATCAAATTCCAACAGAAATTAGAGATAGTGCTGTTTTAACAGGTAATAATTTAGGTATGCTAGGTAATGTAGAGCAATTGCCAAGTGAAGAAAGTGTTAATAACTTTGCCGTAGAACACCCAAAATATGTTTCGCTTTCAACTGAAAAAAAACATACATTTGCACAAGATTATTTAAAGAGTAATGATGTAGAGAGTGCTTGGAAAGTACTTTTAATTAAATAG
- a CDS encoding YqaA family protein → MEKKRNKKKKNPHVKRLHNYYQRTGFYMFIWESLKKAFLPILIAVTVVFLFNRYVYNLNDALQVVTETFSILGILITFFVSETILGLIPPEIFIAWAKKTANPVLNLSILATLSYLGGLTAYFIGRASLKIKSIKNYLEVKMAKNLKNTSKWGGILILVGALLPLPFAISCLTAGMIKYPFKNVVIFGLFRFLRFAIYALAIFSIVN, encoded by the coding sequence GTGGAGAAAAAAAGAAACAAAAAAAAGAAAAACCCGCACGTAAAACGTTTACACAATTACTATCAACGTACTGGTTTTTATATGTTTATTTGGGAAAGTTTAAAAAAAGCTTTTTTACCAATATTAATAGCGGTTACAGTTGTATTTTTATTCAACAGATACGTGTACAACCTCAACGATGCTTTACAAGTAGTTACCGAAACTTTTTCTATACTTGGTATATTAATTACTTTTTTTGTTTCTGAAACTATATTAGGCTTAATACCTCCAGAGATTTTTATTGCTTGGGCAAAAAAAACGGCAAATCCAGTTTTAAATTTATCAATTTTAGCAACCTTATCTTATTTAGGTGGCTTAACAGCTTATTTTATAGGAAGGGCTTCTTTAAAAATTAAGTCAATAAAAAACTATTTAGAAGTTAAAATGGCTAAAAACCTCAAAAACACGAGTAAGTGGGGAGGTATTTTAATTTTGGTTGGTGCATTACTGCCCTTACCTTTTGCAATCAGTTGTTTAACAGCAGGTATGATTAAGTATCCGTTTAAAAATGTAGTTATTTTTGGGCTATTCCGTTTTTTACGTTTTGCCATCTATGCTTTGGCTATTTTCAGCATCGTTAATTAA
- a CDS encoding M3 family metallopeptidase: MNPLLQDFNTPPFSKITNADFKPAIEEGIKIAKSEIDAIVNNSEDSTFKNTTVALDFTGEKLNKITSIFFNLNSAETNDEIQEIAKEVSPWLSEFSNDMILNEALFKRVKTVYNTKNSLNLSPEQTMLLEKQYKSFARNGANLNDTDKIELRKIDAALSKLSLQFGENVLAETNAFEMHLTNENDLSGLPESVKEAAKEVAKSKEKEGWVFTLDYPSYIPFMTYADNRELRKSFAISAGKKAFQDNKYNNEQIVLDIVKLRYKRANLLGYKTHAHFVLEERMAETPDKVLSFSNDLLAKAKPAAQREFTNLETYAKKLDGIDQLQKWDGAYYSEKLKKELFSLDQELLKPYFKLENVIDGVFEIASRLFDLQFEEITSIDKYHEDVKTYSVTDVKGNFISHFYADFHPRPGKRNGAWMTSYKSQQIKNEINERPQVSIVCNFTKPTETKPSLLTFNEVTTLFHEFGHALHGMLANTTYNSLSGTSVSWDFVELPSQVLENWCYEKEALELFAKHYETGETIPMEYVKKIKESASFHEGMQTLRQLSFGLLDMQWHGGESPEKITSVKEFESKAFADTQLYPDVAENCMSTAFSHIFQGGYSAGYYSYKWAEVLDADAFEYFLEEGIFNKEVADKFKDNVLSKGGTEKPMELYKRFRGKEPKPDALLKRAGLL; the protein is encoded by the coding sequence ATGAATCCATTACTACAAGATTTTAATACGCCTCCTTTTTCTAAAATTACAAATGCTGATTTTAAACCAGCGATTGAAGAAGGAATAAAAATAGCAAAATCAGAAATTGATGCAATTGTAAACAATTCTGAAGATTCAACTTTTAAAAATACCACTGTTGCTTTAGACTTTACAGGTGAAAAATTAAATAAAATTACATCAATTTTCTTCAATTTAAACTCAGCAGAAACTAATGATGAAATTCAAGAAATAGCAAAAGAAGTTTCTCCTTGGCTAAGTGAATTTAGTAATGATATGATTTTAAATGAAGCATTGTTTAAAAGAGTAAAAACAGTTTACAATACTAAAAACAGCTTAAATTTATCACCAGAGCAAACGATGTTGTTAGAAAAGCAATATAAAAGTTTTGCTAGAAATGGTGCTAATTTAAATGATACTGATAAAATTGAATTACGTAAAATAGATGCAGCCTTATCTAAACTTTCTTTACAATTTGGTGAAAATGTATTGGCAGAAACCAATGCTTTTGAAATGCACTTAACTAACGAAAATGATTTATCAGGATTACCAGAAAGCGTAAAAGAAGCGGCAAAAGAAGTAGCAAAATCAAAAGAAAAAGAAGGCTGGGTATTTACTTTAGATTACCCAAGTTATATTCCTTTTATGACCTATGCTGATAATAGAGAATTACGTAAGAGCTTCGCTATATCGGCTGGTAAAAAAGCCTTTCAAGATAACAAATACAATAATGAACAAATTGTTTTAGATATTGTAAAGCTTCGTTATAAAAGAGCTAATTTATTAGGGTATAAAACGCATGCTCATTTTGTTTTAGAAGAACGAATGGCTGAAACACCCGATAAAGTTTTATCGTTTTCTAATGATTTATTAGCAAAAGCCAAACCAGCTGCACAACGTGAGTTTACTAATTTAGAAACTTACGCTAAGAAGTTAGATGGAATAGATCAACTTCAAAAATGGGATGGCGCTTACTATTCAGAAAAACTAAAGAAAGAACTTTTTTCTTTAGACCAAGAACTACTAAAGCCTTATTTTAAATTAGAAAACGTAATTGACGGTGTTTTTGAAATAGCAAGTAGATTGTTTGACCTACAGTTTGAAGAAATTACTTCTATAGATAAATACCATGAAGATGTAAAAACATACTCAGTTACTGATGTGAAAGGAAATTTCATTTCTCATTTTTATGCAGATTTTCATCCAAGACCAGGAAAAAGAAACGGTGCCTGGATGACCTCTTACAAATCACAACAAATTAAAAACGAAATTAATGAGCGACCACAAGTTTCAATCGTTTGTAACTTCACAAAACCGACAGAAACTAAACCATCTTTATTAACATTTAACGAGGTTACTACGTTATTTCATGAGTTTGGACATGCACTTCACGGAATGCTAGCTAACACAACTTACAATAGTTTATCAGGAACTTCAGTTTCTTGGGATTTTGTTGAATTACCAAGTCAGGTTTTAGAAAACTGGTGTTACGAAAAAGAAGCATTAGAGTTGTTTGCTAAACATTACGAAACAGGTGAAACCATTCCGATGGAATATGTAAAAAAAATAAAAGAATCTGCTAGTTTTCATGAAGGAATGCAAACTTTACGTCAGTTAAGTTTTGGTTTACTAGATATGCAATGGCATGGTGGTGAATCACCTGAAAAAATCACTTCAGTTAAAGAATTTGAATCAAAAGCTTTTGCTGATACTCAATTATATCCTGATGTTGCCGAAAACTGTATGAGCACAGCTTTCTCTCATATTTTTCAAGGAGGATATTCTGCAGGATACTATTCATATAAATGGGCTGAAGTTTTAGATGCCGATGCTTTTGAGTATTTCTTAGAAGAAGGAATCTTTAACAAAGAAGTTGCCGATAAATTTAAAGACAACGTTTTATCTAAAGGTGGTACAGAAAAGCCAATGGAATTATACAAACGTTTTAGAGGAAAAGAACCTAAACCAGATGCGTTATTAAAACGTGCTGGATTATTATAA
- a CDS encoding DUF3127 domain-containing protein has translation MEVIGKIKLINEAQTFGASGFRKRELVVTTDEQYPQMIMIEFVQDKCDILNTYAVGQDVKVSINLRGREWINPEGVAKYFNSVQGWRIESLAQAAAQNTPPVDQFQPAPDLSANEPDDLPF, from the coding sequence ATGGAAGTTATAGGGAAGATTAAATTAATTAACGAAGCACAAACATTTGGAGCTAGCGGATTTAGAAAACGTGAATTAGTTGTAACTACTGATGAGCAATATCCACAAATGATCATGATTGAGTTTGTACAGGATAAATGTGATATTTTAAATACTTATGCTGTTGGTCAAGATGTAAAAGTTTCTATTAATTTAAGAGGTAGAGAATGGATTAACCCAGAAGGAGTTGCAAAATACTTTAACTCTGTTCAAGGATGGAGAATTGAAAGCTTAGCACAAGCTGCTGCTCAAAATACACCACCTGTAGATCAGTTTCAACCAGCTCCAGATTTATCAGCTAACGAACCAGACGATTTACCTTTTTAA